tggtactctgcagtgggggttgagtggtgtgggttcgcgacccttgagactcgaccgggacagcggaggctcgacgcggtaatagcggcgaggcgtgcggCGCGCACGGGACATGGAGACGGGCCAAGGCTCTGGTGGTCATACATGTGGTGAGACAACTGCGAATTTGACTTGGGATGACTACAAGCAATGgtgaaattccttcaagtttcAGACAGGCGGTCAAGAAAGGAGCGGTGATGTTGAGTTCAGGCAATTCTTATGTGTGACGcccaatatgtgagttgttcactttcacgcAGGTTAGTGATCAGTGTGTGATGGCGTTGGACGGATACTCTGGAAGTTGGGAGCACGGACTAGAGTAAAGAGGAACTTAATTTTGCTCAAGCATTGACTGTGCTTAAGAAAAAAAGGGACtacaagttgcaggtggagtcatATGGAGTCTTTGGAGTAGCAGCGGTACTCATGGGATAAactcaagtccaatgtacatggaagtttgacgcatggacgaattcaaggtggtggagtatattcgccaaggtggagtttgttagagttgtgtcgaatatagtgtacaaggtaggttacagttggacttgtagttgtattgtgtttagataggatatgaagtcgtgtccaagtaggacacttgtatcctaggcctctcatatatagcagggctagacacacgatgtaacctatgccaacataatagcaccggAACGCAGGGGAAGCCGGCGGCTTGTGCCGGCGTCCAAGGCGGccgggtgcggtattgtagccgtgtcatggggaggagcgcccatagtcaagccccggggatgtagccatatcggtgaacctcgttaacaaatctcgatGTCGTgcctcgtgtgattgcttggtcctcggatgatcgacgGTGGCCTCGGATTTATTCGTACAGTTTTAGCGTGCCGCGCGCTTGcgcgcctgttggagatgctctaagcatCCAACATTGGAGATGGCCTTAAAGTTTATGGCAagggctagagatgctctaaggaaTACTCTGTTGTTTGCTTTGAATGACTGTTTTTTATAACATTGTTGATCCCAACTATTCTTTGGTATGAATAGATTGATCTACAATCTACATTCACCAATTCAAGGTTTAGAACCAACTTCTTCCAAAATATTTATTAATATTTCTGCTAAATGAAAATACAATAGTTACTTAAATCCTCCCCGAATGGCCCCATTAAGTTGATAAGATTACCTGGCTACTTTCTGATTTTGCCAATAAAATGGTATCTCTAGTTCTTGACCATATTCAAGTTAACAAAACACATGGTGCACTGTCTCATACATGCTATACCTTCTTAATGGCCAATTCTGCACCTCGGGCAGCTTAGCGGAAATTGAACTACCAGAGTAAGGAAACCCTTTTGCATCACAGCATCATGAATCCCACATAGGTTTGTCCAATGCAGTGGAGTCAAGCGATGATTCATGGTAAGAATACATATGCTCCTGATTTTTCTGTTGCTCATCGGAATAGCTCAATGCTGTCACATCCGTATTATAGGTCCCAGAGCTTATATCCAAATTTCCGTTGCCTCCTAACCCTAGAAAGTCCTGTGTTAGGCCCGCATCTCCTACCCCTGAAATGTTTTCCTGTCTGTTGTGCTGCGTCTGGATATCAGGCATAATCTGAGGGCTCTCCTTCTCTTGTCTCATGGAAAATGGATTGTTCATGAGCCCAATTAAAGGCACGGTAGTCGGTGTCATCATGCCGCTGGTCCATGCTGAGTTGATCAAGATATTGTTGTGACCATTCATGCTCTCATCTTCAGCAGCCTTCATGCAAACACTGTTAGCTGCTGAATTCCCCATAGAATCTCCTTGGCTTCCAGAAGATATGCCCATATGGTCTCTAGCACTGGTGAAGTTGTTTGCGAAGCCTTTCAAAAGCAACGGTGAAATGGGATCTTGGCTGGTCTTTGCTCCCATCTCTGCAGCTTTCTGCAGCAGGGCTGTCGCGGACATGTATGGGGAGTTCATGGACATGTAAGGGTAGCCTGATGCACTTCCATCAAGTGGGAATCCTGGATCCTTGTGTGGTATCTGGTTGGAGAACAAGGCAGTGTTCCTTGTGATGAGAGCATATGGAGATAAAGATCTTAGATGCATGTCTGAGTTATGGTCGTTACTGGACATGTTTGCAACCATATCAGTGGGGCTAGGCACCCCATGTGAATACATGTCATGCTGACCATGCAGACTTCCCACCATTGTAGCAAGGCTGTGGTTAACCCTTGAGTTGTCTTCGGCTAGTACATCGCAGAAGGCCCGATGCGTGATGAAGCTATCCTTTCTGCATTGACATAAAGTAGAGCTAAATGTCGAGTTCCAAGAAACGTTGCATTTTAAATGGCATGGCTGCGGTGAGCTCCATGGCTAGTCTAATATGATACTCCCATCAGGGCCTGCCACAGATGCTAAAATATTGCAATGCATTGCTTCAAATAGTAGTATGTAAACTGTGTGAATATGGAAAGGTAAAAACAATAGTTTCCTCGTAAGCAACAGAGACATAAGCTACATATAGCATGTGATTTTCAGTTGCAAGTAGCTGCAGACTATGCGTCTGCATTTTGTAAATACGACGTCAGTACTTCGGTCTATATAGCATGTTCATGTATCCTTGAACCTTGGTAAATATATTTGTTTTTCATGGCTAATGATGCATTTGCTTGAATTCTTGGTGTGATTATCCTCGAGAAGCATACCTTGAGAAGATTGTTCCGCAATCACATCGGTACTCCTTGGTGCCACATATCTTAGTGTGAGCCTTCCAGTCAGATTGGACAGCATACTTCTTCGAACATCGGTCGCACTTCCACTTCTTCTCCCCATGCTTCCTAGAGAAGTGCTTTTTTATGCCCGTGAGATCACCCAAAGCTCGAGTTGCATCGTGATGCGGGCAGGTGACCTCAGGGCAGATATACACCTTCTTCTTGGCGTCGGTGCTGCTTCTCTGCTTGAGCTTCCATGGCAGGTTATGCCCCCTCCTGTGGAGCTGGAGGTTCTGATCTCTCTGAAATCCCTTATGACAGACTTCACATATGTATCGGTTTGTCGCAACGAGTGTCTTGGGTGATAAAGCTACTACCTCCACGTCTGGATCTGCAAGATGGACATCATGAAA
This genomic window from Aegilops tauschii subsp. strangulata cultivar AL8/78 chromosome 4, Aet v6.0, whole genome shotgun sequence contains:
- the LOC109748626 gene encoding protein indeterminate-domain 7-like, encoding MSHTSEEESLSSFQQQPKLEVGAAGPSRGDPAAMPVVKKRRGHPGNPDPDVEVVALSPKTLVATNRYICEVCHKGFQRDQNLQLHRRGHNLPWKLKQRSSTDAKKKVYICPEVTCPHHDATRALGDLTGIKKHFSRKHGEKKWKCDRCSKKYAVQSDWKAHTKICGTKEYRCDCGTIFSRKDSFITHRAFCDVLAEDNSRVNHSLATMVGSLHGQHDMYSHGVPSPTDMVANMSSNDHNSDMHLRSLSPYALITRNTALFSNQIPHKDPGFPLDGSASGYPYMSMNSPYMSATALLQKAAEMGAKTSQDPISPLLLKGFANNFTSARDHMGISSGSQGDSMGNSAANSVCMKAAEDESMNGHNNILINSAWTSGMMTPTTVPLIGLMNNPFSMRQEKESPQIMPDIQTQHNRQENISGVGDAGLTQDFLGLGGNGNLDISSGTYNTDVTALSYSDEQQKNQEHMYSYHESSLDSTALDKPMWDS